A single region of the Vicia villosa cultivar HV-30 ecotype Madison, WI linkage group LG4, Vvil1.0, whole genome shotgun sequence genome encodes:
- the LOC131598160 gene encoding uncharacterized protein LOC131598160, producing MDTPIDTVKEAKRHTHTYSFFRESLTALEGLSSLMTAFCLKSFTDNYGNILTLLETVVDTPALQTLMQFYDSEMRCFTFQDYQLAPTLEEYSIILNLKIKDEVPFIDIPKEVNFKLIADALYLSIKEISDNWKSSGGVSGFSLKFLVRKAKEEFEKKNWNAYYALLAVAIYGIVMFPNVPNFVDSAAVHIFMGKNPIPTLLADTYYAVHSQYEKSGGAITCCLQLLFIWFLSLLPSKGPFVKTRETLKWTHRIMSLTSYDIRWQRYRINVSEVIIGCGECDNVPLVGTRGCINYNPVVSLRQLGYTLKDKPADHLIAETVYFEKGSDPEKLERIIVAWKKIRKHYGAHLGKKESLALTPYVKWIEKRVGSLLLPHDRVAPLQKQPPLILSEFVPT from the coding sequence ATGGACACTCCCATTGATACCGTCAAGGAAGCAAAGAGACATACGCATACCTACAGCTTCTTCCGAGAGTCGTTGACCGCATTAGAGGGTTTGAGTTCGTTAATGACCGCTTTCTGCTTGAAGAGTTTCACGGACAATTATGGGAATATCTTGACTTTGTTGGAAACCGTGGTTGATACTCCTGCTTTGCAAACTTTGATGCAATTCTATGATTCTGAAATGAGGTGTTTCACGTTCCAGGATTACCAGTTGGCTCCGACATTGGAAGAGTACTCTATTATTCTTAATCTCAAGATAAAAGACGAAGTGCCATTCATCGACATTCCTAAAGAGGTGAATTTCAAGTTGATTGCtgatgctctttatttgagcataaaagAAATATCTGATAATTGGAAGTCGAGTGGAGGTGTCTCGGGGTTCTCTTTAAAGTTCTTAGTGAGAAAAGCTAAAGAAGAATTTGAGAAAAAGAATTGGAACGCGTATTATGCATTGCTTGCTGTGGCCATTTATGGGATTGTGATGTTCCCGAATGTTCCCAATTTTGTAGACTCGGCCGCAGTGCACATCTTCATGGGAAAGAATCCTATTCCTACATTGTTGGCCGATACTTATTATGCCGTTCATTCCCAATATGAGAAAAGTGGTGGCGCCATCACTTGTTGCCTTCAGTTGTTGTTCATCTGGTTCCTCTCTTTGTTGCCCAGCAAAGGACCTTTTGTGAAGACAAGGGAGACACTCAAGTGGACCCACAGGATTATGTCACTTACTTCTTACGATATTCGGTGGCAAAGGTACCGAATCAACGTTTCTGAGGTGATAATTGGATGCGGTGAGTGCGACAATGTTCCCTTGGTTGGTACTAGAGGTTGCATCAATTACAATCCCGTAGTATCCTTGCGTCAGTTGGGGTATACTTTGAAGGACAAGCCGGCGGATCATTTGATAGCGGAGACGGTCTATTTTGAGAAAGGGTCGGATCCGGAGAAATTGGAGAGGATAATTGTGGCTTGGAAAAAGATCCGTAAGCATTATGGAGCCCATTTAGGGAAGAAAGAATCGCTTGCTCTGACACCATATGTTAAGTGGATTGAAAAGCGAGTCGGAAGTTTGTTGCTGCCCCATGACAGAGTTGCACCacttcaaaagcaacctcctttgaTTCTATCTGAATTTGTGCCAACATAA